The following proteins come from a genomic window of Limnohabitans sp. 103DPR2:
- the lpxC gene encoding UDP-3-O-acyl-N-acetylglucosamine deacetylase — protein sequence MLAQRTLKTLTQAVGVGLHSGQRVELTLRPAPVDTGIVFRRVDLAEPVDIHINALSVTDTRLASTISSGQAKVHTVEHLMSACAGLGIDNLIIDITAEEVPILDGSASSFVFLLQSAGIELQKAPKKFIRVLKTVEVREGQGENVKWAKLEPYDGYRLSFEIEFKHPAVDSTGQQVVFDMGRDVYARDIARARTFGFTKDVEMLRSNGLALGGGLDNAIVMDDYKVLNSDGLRYDDEFVKHKILDAMGDLYIIGKPFIASYTAFRSGHAMNNQLLRALLDQPDAYEIVSFDDVKKAPEGFALPVRAW from the coding sequence ATGCTTGCTCAAAGAACCCTTAAAACCCTCACCCAGGCCGTGGGTGTGGGTTTGCACAGCGGTCAACGGGTTGAGCTGACCCTGAGGCCCGCGCCAGTCGACACCGGCATTGTGTTTCGACGTGTCGATTTGGCCGAACCTGTCGACATCCACATCAATGCACTCAGCGTCACAGACACGCGATTGGCTTCCACCATTTCCAGTGGCCAAGCCAAGGTGCACACGGTTGAACATTTGATGTCTGCCTGCGCAGGCTTGGGCATCGACAATCTGATCATCGACATCACGGCTGAAGAAGTGCCCATCTTGGATGGCTCAGCTTCTTCCTTTGTGTTTTTGTTGCAAAGTGCTGGCATCGAACTTCAAAAAGCACCGAAAAAATTCATCCGCGTGCTCAAAACCGTTGAAGTGCGTGAAGGTCAAGGCGAGAACGTCAAGTGGGCCAAACTCGAACCCTACGACGGTTATCGCCTGAGCTTTGAAATTGAATTTAAGCATCCCGCAGTTGACTCCACAGGTCAGCAAGTGGTGTTTGACATGGGACGCGATGTCTATGCCCGCGACATTGCGCGGGCTCGCACTTTTGGTTTCACCAAAGACGTTGAAATGCTGCGCTCCAATGGCTTGGCCTTGGGCGGCGGCTTGGACAATGCCATTGTGATGGACGACTACAAGGTCTTGAACAGCGATGGTTTGCGTTACGACGATGAGTTCGTGAAGCACAAAATTTTGGACGCCATGGGCGACCTGTACATCATTGGCAAACCTTTCATTGCCAGCTACACCGCTTTCCGTTCTGGCCATGCCATGAACAACCAATTGCTTCGCGCCTTGCTCGATCAACCCGATGCCTATGAAATCGTCAGCTTTGACGATGTCAAAAAAGCACCCGAAGGATTTGCCTTGCCTGTGCGTGCTTGGTAA
- the ftsZ gene encoding cell division protein FtsZ, producing the protein MSIEMIQVEEFNQGTQIKVIGVGGGGGNAVEHMIERNVQGVEFICANTDAQALARSAAHRFIQLGHTGLGAGSKPEKGRDAAEEAVEDIRAAIEGAHMLFITAGMGGGTGTGAAPVIARVAKEMGILTVGVVTKPFDFEGGRRMQSAEAGLAELEANVDSLIVVLNEKLMELPGGEDMTQDEAFAHANDVLKNAVGGIAEIINVPGHVNVDFEDVRTVMGEPGKAMMGTASASGPDRARIASEQAVACPLLEGIDLSGAKGVLVLISAAKGSLKLSESKQAMNTIRAYASESAHVIYGTAYDESLGDEIRVTVVATGLSSQGARRTAPPLQVLRTGTDNVPFTVDTGDAVSPTLGGQNAALGGDYGRLNTPSVWRTNRTQAAAKVDGMASAGMDDIEIPAFLRKQAD; encoded by the coding sequence ATGAGCATTGAAATGATCCAAGTCGAAGAGTTCAATCAAGGAACGCAAATCAAAGTGATCGGCGTGGGCGGCGGCGGCGGCAACGCTGTTGAGCACATGATCGAGCGCAACGTTCAAGGCGTTGAATTCATTTGCGCCAACACCGATGCACAAGCATTGGCACGCAGCGCAGCGCACCGCTTTATCCAACTGGGTCATACCGGCTTGGGTGCAGGTAGCAAACCAGAAAAAGGCCGTGATGCTGCAGAAGAGGCTGTGGAAGACATTCGCGCAGCCATCGAAGGTGCGCACATGTTGTTCATCACAGCCGGTATGGGCGGCGGCACAGGCACTGGCGCTGCACCGGTGATCGCACGTGTTGCCAAAGAGATGGGCATCCTGACCGTGGGTGTGGTCACCAAGCCTTTCGACTTTGAAGGCGGTCGCCGCATGCAAAGCGCCGAAGCAGGTTTGGCCGAACTCGAAGCCAACGTCGATTCATTGATCGTGGTGCTCAATGAAAAGCTGATGGAATTGCCAGGCGGCGAAGACATGACCCAAGACGAAGCTTTTGCGCACGCCAATGACGTGCTCAAAAATGCGGTGGGCGGTATTGCAGAAATCATCAATGTGCCTGGCCACGTGAACGTCGACTTTGAAGACGTGCGCACTGTCATGGGCGAACCCGGCAAAGCCATGATGGGTACAGCTTCTGCCAGCGGCCCAGACCGTGCACGCATTGCTTCTGAGCAAGCAGTGGCTTGCCCATTGCTCGAAGGCATCGACTTGTCTGGCGCCAAAGGCGTGTTGGTGTTGATCAGTGCAGCCAAAGGCTCCCTCAAATTGAGCGAGTCCAAGCAAGCCATGAACACCATCCGTGCCTATGCTTCTGAAAGCGCACACGTCATTTACGGTACAGCTTATGACGAAAGCCTCGGCGACGAAATTCGCGTGACCGTGGTGGCCACTGGCTTGTCAAGCCAAGGTGCTCGCCGTACAGCGCCCCCATTGCAAGTTTTGCGCACAGGTACCGACAACGTGCCTTTCACTGTAGACACTGGCGATGCTGTGTCCCCCACACTGGGTGGTCAAAACGCCGCCTTGGGTGGTGACTATGGCCGTTTGAACACACCTAGCGTATGGCGCACCAACCGCACGCAGGCTGCTGCCAAAGTCGACGGCATGGCCTCTGCTGGCATGGACGACATTGAAATTCCAGCCTTCTTGCGCAAGCAAGCTGACTGA
- the ftsA gene encoding cell division protein FtsA, which produces MAKEYKDLVVGLDIGTSKVMVVVAEVMPGGELKLAGMGVAPGNGLKRGVVVNIDATVQSIQQALKEAELMADCKITRVNTGITGSHIRGLNSSGMVAVKDKEVTPADVARVVETARAINISTDQRLLLVAPQEFVIDGQDVKEPIGMSGMRLEAKVHIVTGAQSAAENIIKCVRRCGLEVDQLLLNPLSSSLAVLTEDERELGVACVDIGAGTTDVAIFTNGAIRHTAVIPIAGDLITSDIAMALRTPTKDAEDIKVESGCAKQLLADPEAQVEVPGLGDRAPRMLSKQALAGVIEPRVEEIFSLVQQVIRESGYEEVLSSGIVLTGGSAVMPGMVELGEDIFLKPVRRGVPKYNGALSDMVSQPRVATVMGLMEEARLARLRGFKVSQKKGSMNNAFTRFKDFIVGNF; this is translated from the coding sequence ATGGCAAAAGAATACAAAGATTTGGTGGTCGGTCTCGACATTGGCACGTCCAAGGTCATGGTCGTCGTGGCCGAGGTCATGCCAGGTGGAGAATTGAAACTGGCAGGCATGGGCGTGGCCCCAGGTAATGGTTTGAAACGCGGCGTGGTGGTCAACATCGACGCCACGGTGCAAAGTATTCAGCAAGCTTTGAAAGAAGCCGAGTTGATGGCGGATTGCAAAATCACACGCGTCAACACCGGCATCACTGGCAGCCACATTCGCGGTTTGAATTCAAGTGGCATGGTGGCGGTTAAAGACAAAGAAGTCACGCCAGCCGATGTGGCGCGCGTGGTTGAAACAGCGCGTGCCATCAACATCTCCACGGACCAGCGTTTGTTGTTGGTCGCACCGCAAGAATTTGTGATCGATGGCCAAGATGTGAAAGAGCCCATTGGCATGAGCGGCATGCGCCTTGAAGCCAAGGTGCACATCGTGACCGGCGCTCAAAGCGCCGCAGAAAACATCATCAAGTGCGTGCGTCGCTGCGGCTTGGAAGTGGACCAGTTGCTGCTCAATCCTTTGTCTTCCAGCTTGGCTGTGTTGACCGAAGACGAGCGTGAGTTGGGTGTGGCCTGCGTAGACATTGGCGCTGGCACCACCGACGTGGCCATTTTCACCAACGGCGCCATTCGCCACACGGCGGTGATCCCGATTGCAGGCGATTTGATCACCAGCGACATTGCCATGGCTTTGCGCACCCCTACCAAAGATGCAGAAGACATCAAGGTCGAAAGCGGTTGTGCCAAACAATTGTTGGCCGATCCCGAAGCTCAAGTGGAAGTGCCCGGCTTGGGCGATCGCGCACCGCGCATGCTGTCCAAGCAAGCTTTGGCTGGCGTGATTGAACCCCGCGTTGAAGAAATCTTCTCGCTGGTCCAGCAAGTCATTCGCGAATCAGGTTACGAAGAGGTCTTGTCGTCCGGCATTGTGCTCACTGGCGGAAGCGCAGTGATGCCCGGCATGGTGGAACTGGGCGAAGACATTTTCTTGAAGCCCGTTCGCCGCGGCGTTCCCAAATACAACGGCGCGCTGTCTGACATGGTCAGCCAGCCCCGCGTGGCCACCGTGATGGGCCTGATGGAAGAAGCCCGTTTGGCCCGCTTGCGTGGCTTCAAAGTTTCGCAGAAGAAGGGTTCGATGAACAACGCCTTCACTCGCTTCAAAGATTTCATCGTGGGTAACTTCTGA
- a CDS encoding cell division protein FtsQ/DivIB — protein sequence MKKPLVLPMDVRLMQWTSGLMFALALIMCVASGIGWLLRHPAFSIQGITVRGNVTHSNAVTLRANVLPQLTGNFFTLNLLQARQAFEQIPWIRSALVRREFPNRLSVTLDEFQPVAQWGTEGDGKFLSAEGAVFEVNADDVDSDALPTLKGPESQAKTVLEMFQYLKPLMAKMDMPLDRLELSQRGSWSAQLESGASLELGQGTQQELGDRLKLFSKTLTQVASRYGRTTTSLLSADLRYESGYALRLRGVSTLAVDGLKKP from the coding sequence ATGAAAAAGCCGCTGGTCTTGCCCATGGATGTGCGCTTGATGCAATGGACGTCAGGATTGATGTTTGCCCTGGCCCTCATCATGTGCGTGGCCAGTGGCATTGGCTGGTTGTTGCGCCATCCTGCTTTCTCCATTCAAGGCATCACGGTGCGCGGCAATGTGACGCACAGCAATGCAGTGACATTGCGTGCCAATGTGTTGCCGCAATTGACAGGCAACTTCTTCACTTTGAATTTGCTGCAAGCCCGTCAAGCCTTTGAGCAAATTCCTTGGATTCGTTCGGCGCTGGTTCGCCGCGAGTTTCCCAACCGTTTGTCGGTCACCTTGGATGAATTTCAGCCTGTGGCGCAATGGGGCACGGAAGGTGATGGCAAGTTTTTAAGTGCCGAAGGTGCCGTGTTTGAAGTCAATGCCGACGATGTGGACAGCGATGCATTGCCCACCCTGAAAGGGCCCGAGTCGCAGGCGAAAACGGTGTTGGAAATGTTCCAGTACCTCAAGCCTTTGATGGCCAAGATGGACATGCCACTGGACAGGTTGGAGCTCAGTCAGCGTGGCAGTTGGTCTGCCCAACTTGAGTCGGGTGCCAGCTTGGAATTGGGGCAAGGCACGCAACAAGAGTTGGGTGACAGATTGAAACTGTTTTCGAAAACATTGACCCAGGTGGCGTCTCGCTACGGCCGCACCACCACGTCATTGTTGTCGGCAGATTTGCGTTATGAAAGTGGTTACGCCTTGAGGTTGCGGGGCGTCAGCACTTTGGCGGTAGATGGTTTGAAAAAACCTTGA
- a CDS encoding D-alanine--D-alanine ligase produces the protein MSNAPAHFGKVAVLMGGQSAEREVSFMSGNGVLNALRSRGVDAHAFDPAERNLADLKKEGFQRCFIALHGRFGEDGTVQGALELLGIPYTGSGVMASSIAIDKTMTKRVWLSEDVPTPRYVLLKQDNLGEQAQAHVIQTLGLPLIVKPAREGSSIGVAKVTQASELPQALKAAAACDTDVLCEQFIAGDEVTCPVLGEGETAQALPVIRIVAPAGNYDYQNKYFTDDTQYLVPSGLPESEEKAIQALVVKAYQVLGCKGWGRIDVMIDAQSRKPYLLEINTSPGMTGHSLVPMSAKAAGMDYESLCMHLLAHAGLEHSLSAGGLA, from the coding sequence ATGAGCAACGCACCAGCCCATTTCGGTAAAGTGGCCGTGCTGATGGGCGGTCAATCAGCCGAGCGCGAAGTCTCCTTTATGTCCGGCAATGGCGTGCTCAATGCCCTGCGCAGTCGCGGTGTCGACGCCCATGCTTTCGACCCTGCCGAACGCAATTTGGCCGATCTCAAAAAAGAAGGTTTCCAGCGCTGCTTCATTGCATTGCATGGCCGCTTCGGTGAAGACGGCACAGTGCAAGGCGCACTCGAATTGCTGGGCATCCCCTACACCGGCTCTGGCGTCATGGCCTCTAGCATCGCCATCGACAAAACCATGACCAAACGCGTGTGGTTGTCTGAGGATGTTCCGACTCCTCGTTATGTCTTGCTCAAGCAAGACAATTTGGGTGAGCAGGCGCAAGCCCATGTGATTCAAACTTTGGGTTTGCCCCTCATCGTGAAGCCAGCGAGAGAAGGCTCGTCGATTGGTGTGGCCAAGGTTACGCAGGCCAGCGAATTGCCTCAAGCCCTGAAGGCCGCCGCAGCATGCGATACCGATGTGCTGTGCGAGCAGTTCATTGCTGGCGATGAAGTCACGTGCCCTGTGTTGGGTGAAGGCGAAACAGCCCAGGCCTTGCCCGTGATTCGAATTGTGGCGCCCGCCGGCAATTACGATTACCAGAACAAATATTTCACCGACGACACGCAGTACTTGGTGCCGTCTGGATTGCCTGAATCTGAAGAAAAGGCCATTCAAGCCCTTGTCGTGAAGGCCTACCAAGTGCTGGGTTGCAAAGGTTGGGGCCGTATCGACGTGATGATCGATGCGCAAAGCCGCAAGCCTTACTTGCTAGAAATTAACACCTCACCCGGCATGACGGGTCACTCCTTGGTGCCCATGTCAGCCAAAGCGGCGGGCATGGATTACGAAAGTCTGTGCATGCACTTGTTGGCCCATGCGGGTCTTGAGCACTCTTTGTCAGCTGGGGGCTTGGCATGA
- the murC gene encoding UDP-N-acetylmuramate--L-alanine ligase produces MKHAIRHIHFIGVGGAGMSGIAEVLLNLGYTISGSDLSDSSTLRRLAALGIQTHVGHSADNVQGADAVVTSTAVKADNPEVLVAKARHIPVVPRAVMLAELMRMKQGVAIAGTHGKTTTTSLVASVLAEGGLDPTFVIGGRLNSAGTNAKLGTGDYIVVEADESDASFLNLLPVMAVVTNIDADHMETYGHDFEKLKSAFVEFLHRMPFYGTAILCSDDPGVRSIQDKLARPVTTYGLKEGAQVRAVDVRAENGQMHFTVQRRNGVVLPDLPIVLNLPGDHNVLNALAAISVAVELGVDDAAVQRALAHFKGVGRRFQRYGEVKLLNQAGSFTLIDDYGHHPVEMAATLAAARGAFPGRRLVLAFQPHRYSRTRDCFEDFVRVISHGADHVLLSEVYAAGEAPIVAADGRSLSRALRIAGKIEPVFVDKIEGMAQAIFDNAKDGDIVICMGAGSIGAVPAQVQKMGGVA; encoded by the coding sequence ATGAAACACGCCATTCGTCATATCCACTTCATCGGCGTCGGTGGCGCCGGTATGAGCGGCATTGCAGAAGTATTGTTGAATTTGGGTTACACCATCTCGGGCTCTGATCTGTCCGACAGCAGCACCTTGCGCCGTTTGGCTGCATTGGGCATCCAAACGCATGTAGGCCACAGTGCAGACAACGTTCAGGGCGCTGACGCCGTGGTCACTTCAACGGCCGTCAAAGCCGACAACCCTGAAGTGCTGGTGGCCAAGGCACGCCACATTCCAGTGGTGCCACGCGCCGTCATGCTCGCTGAGTTGATGCGCATGAAGCAAGGTGTGGCCATTGCGGGCACCCACGGCAAAACCACCACCACCAGCTTGGTGGCCAGCGTGTTGGCAGAAGGTGGACTCGATCCCACGTTTGTGATTGGCGGTCGCTTGAACAGCGCGGGCACCAATGCCAAGCTCGGAACGGGTGACTACATCGTGGTGGAAGCAGACGAATCGGACGCTTCTTTCTTGAATTTATTGCCTGTGATGGCGGTGGTGACCAACATCGATGCCGACCACATGGAGACCTACGGCCACGACTTTGAAAAATTGAAGTCGGCATTTGTTGAATTTTTGCACCGCATGCCCTTCTACGGCACGGCCATTTTGTGCAGCGATGACCCTGGCGTGCGCAGCATCCAAGACAAGCTGGCCAGGCCTGTGACCACCTACGGCTTGAAAGAAGGCGCACAAGTCCGCGCGGTCGATGTTCGGGCTGAAAACGGTCAAATGCATTTCACCGTCCAACGCCGCAACGGTGTGGTTTTGCCCGATTTGCCCATCGTGCTGAACTTGCCGGGTGATCACAATGTGCTGAATGCCTTGGCCGCCATCTCGGTGGCCGTTGAATTGGGTGTGGACGACGCGGCGGTTCAGCGTGCCTTGGCCCACTTCAAAGGTGTGGGTCGCCGCTTCCAGCGCTATGGCGAAGTGAAGCTGTTGAACCAAGCCGGAAGCTTCACGTTGATCGACGATTACGGTCACCATCCAGTTGAGATGGCCGCCACTTTGGCAGCGGCCCGCGGCGCCTTTCCAGGCCGTCGTTTGGTGCTGGCATTTCAGCCGCATCGCTACAGCCGAACACGCGATTGCTTTGAAGATTTTGTGCGCGTGATCAGCCACGGTGCCGACCACGTTTTGTTGTCCGAAGTTTATGCAGCAGGTGAGGCGCCCATCGTTGCAGCGGACGGTCGATCTTTATCTCGTGCTTTACGCATCGCAGGCAAAATTGAACCCGTTTTTGTCGATAAAATTGAAGGCATGGCGCAGGCTATTTTTGACAATGCAAAAGACGGTGACATCGTCATTTGCATGGGTGCCGGCTCCATCGGCGCAGTGCCTGCCCAAGTTCAAAAAATGGGAGGTGTTGCATGA
- the murG gene encoding undecaprenyldiphospho-muramoylpentapeptide beta-N-acetylglucosaminyltransferase yields the protein MTRCALIMAGGTGGHIFPGLAVAESLRDAGWRVHWLGVPGNMESQYVPQRGFAFEPVEFGGVRGKGLLSLALLPMRLLKAFWQSLQVVRRVQPHVVVGLGGYITFPGGMMSVLMGKPLVLHEQNSVAGLANKVLAGVADRIYCAFPDVLKKGVWVGNPLRQNFLNKPAPAARFAGRTGPLKIWVVGGSLGAQALNEIVPQALALMPADQRPVVVHQSGAKQIEALRNHYQQAGVQAELTPFIDDTAQAFADADLVICRSGASTVTEIAAVGAAAIYVPFPFAVDDHQTTNANFLVQQGAGWLMPQAQLTPETLAARLASLTREELLACAEKAWALKKTQATQEVVAACEALAA from the coding sequence ATGACGCGCTGCGCACTCATCATGGCTGGCGGTACCGGTGGGCATATTTTCCCAGGCTTGGCCGTGGCCGAGTCTTTGCGTGATGCGGGTTGGCGCGTGCATTGGTTGGGCGTACCCGGCAACATGGAAAGTCAATATGTACCGCAACGTGGCTTTGCATTTGAGCCTGTTGAATTTGGTGGTGTGCGCGGCAAAGGTCTGCTCAGTTTGGCATTGCTGCCTATGCGTCTGCTCAAGGCATTTTGGCAAAGTCTGCAAGTGGTTCGCCGTGTGCAGCCCCACGTGGTGGTGGGCTTGGGTGGCTACATCACTTTCCCAGGCGGCATGATGTCTGTTCTGATGGGCAAGCCCTTGGTCTTGCATGAGCAAAACTCGGTCGCGGGCTTGGCCAACAAAGTGTTGGCCGGTGTGGCCGATCGCATCTACTGCGCATTTCCAGACGTGCTGAAAAAAGGCGTGTGGGTGGGCAATCCCTTGCGTCAGAATTTCTTGAACAAACCTGCACCTGCAGCCAGATTTGCGGGCCGCACGGGTCCTTTGAAAATTTGGGTGGTGGGTGGCAGTTTGGGTGCGCAGGCCCTGAATGAAATCGTGCCTCAAGCGCTGGCCTTGATGCCTGCAGATCAGCGGCCTGTGGTGGTGCATCAAAGTGGGGCCAAACAAATTGAGGCCTTGCGCAACCATTACCAACAAGCTGGGGTGCAAGCAGAACTGACGCCTTTCATTGATGACACCGCACAAGCCTTTGCCGATGCCGATCTGGTCATTTGCCGTTCTGGGGCCAGCACCGTGACCGAAATTGCGGCGGTAGGTGCGGCTGCCATTTATGTGCCATTCCCATTTGCGGTGGACGATCACCAAACGACCAATGCGAATTTCTTGGTTCAACAGGGTGCGGGCTGGCTGATGCCACAAGCCCAGCTCACGCCTGAAACTTTGGCGGCCCGTTTGGCCAGCCTGACACGTGAAGAATTGTTGGCCTGTGCCGAAAAAGCATGGGCTTTGAAGAAGACACAAGCCACTCAAGAAGTGGTGGCAGCTTGCGAGGCATTGGCCGCATGA
- the ftsW gene encoding putative lipid II flippase FtsW: MARFTAWSAGLFSRAGGGASVQAAGDGGLPVNLGSYDYAKNGAAQGKIQNIDQALVWVVVALLMWGMIMVYSASIAMPDNPKFARYSQTHFLVRHVISIVIGFGVALLAFQVPLEMWEKNARPLFILSLVLLAAVLLPFIGKGVNGARRWISLGVMNFQPSEFAKLAVIIYASDYMVRKMEVKERFFRAVLPMGAAVGLAGIFLLAEPDMGAFLVIAIIAMGILFLGGVNARMFFLILAILVFAFAMIIAASPWRRERIFAYLDPWDPTHALGKGYQLSHSLIAIGRGEIFGVGLGGSVEKLHWLPEAHTDFLLAVIGEEFGLVGVIAVIGMFLWLSRRIMVIGRQALALDRTFPGLVAQGVGIWIGFQSFINMGVNLGALPTKGLTLPLMSYGGSAILLNMVAIAIVLRIDAENKQMMRGGRS, encoded by the coding sequence ATGGCACGTTTCACTGCTTGGAGCGCTGGCTTGTTCAGCCGCGCCGGCGGTGGTGCGTCCGTTCAGGCCGCAGGTGATGGCGGCTTGCCAGTTAATTTGGGCAGCTATGACTACGCCAAAAATGGTGCTGCGCAAGGCAAGATTCAGAACATTGACCAAGCCTTGGTGTGGGTGGTGGTGGCCTTGCTGATGTGGGGCATGATCATGGTGTACTCGGCCAGCATTGCCATGCCAGACAACCCCAAGTTTGCGCGCTACTCCCAAACGCATTTCCTGGTCCGCCATGTCATTTCCATTGTGATTGGATTTGGTGTGGCTTTGTTGGCTTTCCAAGTGCCTTTGGAAATGTGGGAAAAAAATGCGCGGCCTCTGTTCATTTTGTCTTTGGTCTTGCTGGCAGCCGTGTTGTTGCCTTTCATTGGCAAAGGTGTGAATGGCGCACGCCGCTGGATTTCCTTGGGGGTGATGAACTTTCAGCCCTCTGAATTTGCCAAGCTGGCCGTCATCATTTACGCATCCGATTACATGGTGCGCAAGATGGAAGTGAAAGAGCGCTTCTTCCGCGCGGTGTTGCCAATGGGCGCTGCTGTTGGCTTGGCCGGTATATTTTTGTTGGCCGAACCCGACATGGGCGCTTTCTTGGTGATCGCCATCATTGCCATGGGCATTTTGTTCTTGGGCGGTGTGAATGCCCGCATGTTCTTCTTGATCTTGGCGATCTTGGTGTTTGCATTTGCCATGATCATTGCCGCATCGCCCTGGCGCCGTGAACGCATTTTTGCGTACCTCGATCCTTGGGATCCCACGCACGCACTGGGCAAAGGTTATCAGTTGTCGCATTCACTCATTGCCATTGGCCGCGGCGAAATCTTTGGCGTGGGATTGGGCGGCAGCGTAGAAAAACTGCACTGGTTGCCCGAAGCGCACACCGATTTCTTGTTGGCTGTGATTGGTGAAGAGTTTGGACTGGTGGGCGTGATTGCCGTGATTGGCATGTTCCTGTGGCTCAGCCGCCGCATCATGGTGATTGGCCGTCAAGCGCTGGCTTTGGACCGCACATTCCCAGGTTTGGTGGCACAAGGTGTGGGCATCTGGATTGGATTCCAGTCCTTCATCAACATGGGCGTGAACTTGGGCGCGCTGCCGACCAAAGGTTTGACTTTGCCCTTGATGAGTTATGGCGGCTCGGCCATTTTGCTCAACATGGTGGCCATTGCCATCGTGCTTCGCATCGACGCCGAAAACAAACAGATGATGCGAGGGGGTCGTTCATGA
- the murD gene encoding UDP-N-acetylmuramoyl-L-alanine--D-glutamate ligase, translating into MNYLQGQHILILGLGASGLAMARWCAFAGAEVTVADTREAPANLAILQSELPQVHWVSGPFSASLVEGSAIRAVFASPGLAPADTAPVLDAAKSMGLWTGGELTLFVQALEKLKATRDYTPKVLAITGTNGKTTVTALTGQLIERAGKTVKVAGNIGPTLLDTLRECVDDALPEVWVLELSSFQLDNAGPFEPTAATVLNVTQDHLDWHGSMDAYAAAKEKIFGEQSLMLLNRDDARVMAMLPDPIRAKLQKPIVREHITYGAGMPERPGDFGLETVNGMTWLVRALESDETRRLRKGEVEEIHIQRLMPADALRIRGRHNAVNALAALALASSTGSSLASMLFGLREYKGEPHRVESVAIVNDIEYFDDSKGTNVGATVAALVGLGSERRVVVILGGDGKGQDFSPLAEPVSRYTRAVILIGRDAPLIRDALSLCGVPLIDAATLPEAVNAAKEVAQAGDAVLLSPACASFDMFRDYPHRAQVFCQAVAEIAEATGQIVETSQ; encoded by the coding sequence ATGAACTATCTTCAAGGCCAACACATTTTGATTTTGGGGCTAGGCGCTTCAGGCCTGGCCATGGCGCGCTGGTGCGCGTTCGCAGGTGCAGAAGTCACCGTTGCCGATACGCGTGAAGCACCGGCCAATTTGGCCATCTTGCAAAGCGAGTTGCCCCAAGTGCATTGGGTTTCGGGTCCTTTCAGCGCCAGTCTGGTTGAAGGCAGCGCCATTCGTGCTGTGTTTGCAAGCCCAGGTTTGGCACCTGCCGATACAGCCCCTGTGTTGGATGCTGCCAAGTCCATGGGGCTGTGGACGGGTGGCGAGCTGACTTTGTTTGTGCAAGCCCTCGAAAAACTCAAGGCCACACGCGACTACACCCCCAAAGTCTTGGCCATCACGGGCACCAACGGCAAAACCACGGTGACCGCATTGACCGGCCAATTGATTGAGCGCGCCGGTAAAACAGTCAAGGTGGCCGGCAACATTGGCCCCACCTTGTTGGACACCTTGCGCGAATGTGTAGACGACGCATTGCCTGAAGTGTGGGTGCTCGAGTTGTCGAGTTTCCAATTGGACAACGCAGGACCGTTTGAGCCAACTGCGGCCACCGTGCTGAACGTCACCCAAGACCATTTGGATTGGCACGGCAGCATGGACGCCTACGCTGCTGCCAAAGAAAAGATTTTTGGTGAACAGTCTTTGATGCTGTTGAACCGCGACGATGCGCGTGTCATGGCCATGCTGCCAGACCCCATCCGCGCCAAGCTGCAAAAACCCATTGTTCGAGAACACATCACCTACGGTGCTGGTATGCCCGAGCGGCCAGGTGACTTTGGTTTGGAAACCGTCAACGGCATGACCTGGTTGGTGCGGGCTTTGGAATCTGATGAAACACGTCGCCTGCGCAAAGGGGAAGTGGAAGAGATTCACATTCAACGCCTGATGCCAGCCGATGCATTGCGCATTCGCGGTCGTCACAATGCCGTGAATGCTTTGGCTGCTTTGGCTTTGGCCAGTAGCACGGGAAGCAGCTTGGCTTCGATGTTGTTTGGTTTGCGTGAATACAAGGGCGAGCCACACCGAGTGGAATCAGTCGCCATCGTCAATGACATCGAATATTTTGACGACAGCAAAGGCACCAATGTGGGCGCCACCGTGGCTGCGTTGGTGGGCTTGGGTTCTGAGCGCCGCGTGGTGGTGATTTTGGGTGGTGATGGCAAAGGTCAAGATTTCTCGCCGCTGGCCGAACCTGTCTCTCGTTACACGCGTGCCGTGATTTTGATCGGCCGCGATGCTCCCCTTATCCGTGACGCGTTGTCACTGTGTGGTGTGCCCTTGATCGATGCCGCCACATTGCCCGAGGCTGTCAACGCAGCCAAAGAGGTGGCCCAAGCAGGCGACGCTGTGTTGCTGTCGCCCGCTTGTGCAAGTTTTGACATGTTCCGTGACTACCCTCACCGCGCGCAAGTCTTCTGCCAAGCTGTGGCAGAGATTGCAGAGGCAACCGGCCAAATTGTGGAGACCTCTCAATGA